From Flavobacterium alkalisoli, the proteins below share one genomic window:
- a CDS encoding valine--tRNA ligase has product MTIPAQFDAKAVEKKWYDYWMKNNYFHSEPDHRTPYTIVIPPPNVTGVLHMGHMLNNTIQDVLIRRARLKGFNACWVPGTDHASIATEAKVVAKLKADGINKSDLTREEFLKHAWEWTDKYGGVILDQLKKLGASCDWERTKFTMDPDMSASVIRSFVDLYNKGLIYRGYRMVNWDPEAKTTLSDEEVIYEERQGKLYHLKYQIEGSEDFVIIATTRPETILGDTAICINPNDERYTHLKGKKAIVPIANRVIPIIFDEYVDMEFGTGCLKVTPAHDVNDKELGERHHLEIIDIFNEDATLNSYGLHYAGKDRFVVRDEIAKELEAIGNLEKIENHINKVGTSERTKAVIEPRLSDQWFLKMEDLVKPAIKAVLETEEVKLYPKRFDNTYRHWMENIRDWNISRQLWWGQQIPAYYFGDGKEDFVVAETPEAALELAKQRTGNASLTVADLNQDPDALDTWFSSWLWPMAVFGGIMDPENEQYKYYYPTNDLVTGPDILFFWVARMIIAGYEYAGEKPFTNVYLTGLVRDKQRRKMSKSLGNSPDPLDLIDKFGADGVRVGLLLSASAGNDILFDEELCNQGKGFTTKIWNAFRLIKGWEVSDIEQPEYAKKAIKWYEAKLQKTLAEIEDHFEKYRISDALMTIYKLVWDDFCSWFLEMIKPGYQQPIDRATFNKAIEMLENNLKLLHPFMPFLTEEIWQHIAERTADEALIVAKWPEATQYDEKLIADFDHAAEVIAGIRTIRKDKNIPFKDTIELKVINNDKSSDFFDTIIEKLANVSGLEYVTDKVNGALTFRVKSNEYFVPVSGNVNIEEEIAKLEEELKYNQGFLKSVQAKLSNEKFVSGAPEKVVAIERQKEADALAKIATIQQSLESLK; this is encoded by the coding sequence ATGACGATACCTGCACAATTTGATGCTAAAGCAGTTGAGAAGAAATGGTACGACTATTGGATGAAGAACAACTATTTTCATTCTGAACCGGACCACAGAACACCGTACACCATAGTAATACCTCCGCCAAACGTAACAGGCGTGCTTCACATGGGGCACATGCTTAACAATACCATTCAGGATGTATTAATAAGAAGGGCAAGGCTTAAAGGCTTTAATGCCTGCTGGGTGCCGGGTACCGATCACGCTTCTATTGCTACCGAGGCCAAAGTTGTTGCTAAGCTTAAGGCTGATGGTATAAACAAAAGTGACCTTACGCGTGAAGAGTTTCTTAAGCATGCATGGGAATGGACCGACAAATACGGAGGTGTAATTCTTGATCAGCTTAAAAAACTGGGAGCTTCATGTGACTGGGAACGTACTAAGTTTACTATGGATCCTGATATGTCGGCTTCTGTAATCCGTTCGTTTGTTGATTTATATAATAAAGGACTTATTTACAGAGGTTACAGAATGGTTAACTGGGATCCGGAGGCTAAAACAACGCTTTCTGACGAAGAGGTTATCTATGAAGAAAGACAGGGTAAGCTTTATCATCTGAAATACCAGATTGAAGGTTCGGAAGATTTTGTAATTATTGCAACTACACGTCCTGAAACAATTTTAGGGGATACTGCTATTTGTATTAATCCTAACGATGAGCGTTATACGCATCTTAAAGGTAAAAAGGCTATTGTTCCTATTGCAAACCGTGTAATTCCTATTATATTCGATGAGTATGTTGATATGGAGTTTGGTACAGGATGCTTAAAGGTAACCCCAGCTCACGATGTTAACGATAAGGAGCTTGGCGAAAGGCATCACCTTGAGATTATAGATATATTTAATGAAGATGCTACGCTTAACAGCTACGGACTTCATTATGCAGGTAAGGACCGTTTTGTTGTAAGGGATGAAATTGCCAAAGAACTTGAGGCAATAGGAAATCTTGAAAAAATAGAAAACCATATTAATAAAGTAGGTACTTCTGAAAGGACTAAGGCTGTTATTGAGCCAAGGCTTTCTGACCAATGGTTCCTTAAGATGGAAGATTTGGTTAAGCCAGCCATAAAAGCAGTTTTAGAAACGGAAGAGGTTAAACTTTATCCTAAGCGTTTTGATAATACTTACCGTCACTGGATGGAAAACATTCGTGACTGGAATATATCGCGTCAGTTATGGTGGGGGCAGCAAATACCTGCCTACTACTTTGGAGACGGAAAAGAAGATTTTGTAGTTGCCGAAACTCCGGAAGCAGCTCTTGAGCTTGCTAAACAGAGAACTGGTAATGCATCTCTTACTGTTGCAGACCTTAATCAGGATCCTGATGCTCTTGATACATGGTTCTCTTCATGGTTATGGCCTATGGCTGTATTTGGAGGAATAATGGATCCGGAAAATGAGCAGTACAAATATTACTATCCTACTAACGATCTTGTTACAGGGCCGGATATTCTTTTCTTTTGGGTAGCAAGGATGATTATTGCAGGTTATGAATATGCAGGGGAGAAGCCGTTTACCAATGTTTACCTTACAGGCCTTGTTAGGGATAAACAAAGAAGAAAAATGTCTAAGTCGTTAGGTAACTCGCCAGATCCGCTAGACCTTATTGATAAGTTTGGTGCAGATGGTGTTCGTGTAGGATTACTTTTAAGTGCTTCTGCCGGAAACGATATTCTTTTTGATGAGGAGTTATGTAACCAGGGTAAAGGATTTACCACCAAGATATGGAATGCTTTCAGGCTTATAAAAGGCTGGGAGGTAAGCGATATTGAGCAACCGGAATATGCTAAAAAAGCGATAAAATGGTATGAGGCTAAGCTACAGAAAACCCTGGCGGAAATTGAGGATCATTTTGAGAAATACAGAATATCTGATGCACTTATGACTATCTATAAGCTGGTTTGGGATGATTTCTGTTCTTGGTTCCTTGAAATGATTAAACCGGGATATCAGCAGCCGATTGACAGGGCTACGTTTAATAAGGCTATAGAAATGCTTGAAAACAACCTGAAGCTGCTTCATCCGTTCATGCCTTTCCTTACCGAAGAGATATGGCAGCATATTGCAGAGAGGACAGCTGATGAAGCTCTTATAGTTGCAAAATGGCCGGAAGCAACACAGTATGACGAAAAGCTTATTGCTGATTTTGACCATGCCGCAGAGGTTATTGCAGGTATAAGGACTATTAGAAAAGACAAGAACATACCATTTAAGGATACTATAGAGCTTAAGGTTATTAATAATGATAAGTCTTCTGACTTTTTTGATACTATAATCGAAAAGCTTGCGAATGTTTCCGGGTTGGAATATGTTACAGATAAAGTAAATGGGGCACTAACTTTCAGGGTTAAGTCTAACGAGTATTTTGTTCCTGTTTCTGGTAATGTAAATATTGAGGAAGAGATAGCTAAGCTGGAAGAAGAACTTAAATACAACCAAGGCTTCTTAAAATCGGTTCAGGCAAAGCTTTCTAACGAGAAGTTTGTTAGTGGTGCACCTGAGAAGGTTGTAGCCATAGAACGCCAAAAAGAGGCTGATGCATTAGCTAAAATTGCTACAATACAGCAAAGTCTTGAAAGTCTTAAATAA
- a CDS encoding DUF1573 domain-containing protein has product MKKFLGLIAILFISLAANAQTGARMELKADTIDYGTVSKETDNGLRVFEFTNTGDEPLIIKDVKSTCGCTVPTKPKDPIQPGETGKIEVKYNMNPGPIRKTITVYSNATNYPDGVVALKIKGEVVKQEPANILEKKKSLPNQ; this is encoded by the coding sequence ATGAAAAAGTTTTTAGGATTAATAGCTATACTTTTTATCAGTTTAGCTGCAAATGCCCAAACAGGCGCCCGAATGGAATTGAAAGCCGATACCATTGACTATGGCACTGTTAGCAAAGAAACAGACAACGGGTTAAGAGTTTTTGAATTTACAAATACAGGTGATGAACCACTTATTATTAAAGATGTAAAATCTACCTGCGGATGTACGGTTCCAACAAAACCTAAAGACCCTATTCAACCTGGGGAAACAGGAAAAATTGAAGTAAAATATAATATGAATCCGGGACCAATAAGAAAAACCATCACTGTATATTCTAATGCAACAAATTATCCTGACGGAGTTGTGGCACTTAAAATAAAAGGTGAAGTGGTAAAACAGGAACCGGCTAATATACTGGAAAAGAAAAAATCACTTCCTAACCAGTAA
- a CDS encoding pyridoxal phosphate-dependent aminotransferase, whose translation MPKVSNKGQQMPESPIRKLVPYAEAAKKKGHKVYHLNIGQPDIKTPEVALEAIKNNSVKILEYSHSAGFESYRNKLADYYQNHGVSVNAADIIITTGGSEALLFAMGSTMDQGDEIIIPEPFYANYNGFSTASGVKVVPVISTIDEGFALPPIADFEKLITPKTKAILICNPGNPTGYLYTQEEIQQLAELVKKHDLFLIADEVYREFTYDGDKHYSVMNVPGIEENAIMIDSVSKRYSMCGARIGCIVSKNKEVMTTAMKFAQARLSPPTFAQIASEAALETPQSYFDEVISEYKERRDTLICELNKIEGIKVATPKGAFYCIAKLPVKNADDFAQWLLEKFDFNGETVMVAPAAGFYSSPNVGLDEIRIAYVLKKEDLIRSVEILKEALKQYNN comes from the coding sequence ATGCCTAAAGTTTCAAATAAAGGCCAGCAAATGCCTGAGTCTCCAATAAGAAAATTGGTTCCTTATGCAGAGGCTGCAAAGAAAAAAGGCCACAAGGTATATCACCTTAATATAGGCCAGCCGGATATCAAAACTCCGGAAGTTGCTTTGGAAGCTATAAAAAACAATTCGGTTAAGATATTAGAGTATAGCCACTCTGCCGGATTTGAAAGTTACAGAAACAAACTTGCCGATTATTACCAAAACCATGGTGTATCGGTTAATGCTGCCGATATTATTATTACAACAGGTGGTTCTGAAGCTTTACTTTTCGCTATGGGTAGTACTATGGATCAGGGTGACGAAATTATTATTCCTGAACCGTTCTATGCTAACTATAATGGTTTTTCAACAGCTTCAGGGGTTAAAGTTGTTCCTGTAATTTCTACAATAGACGAAGGTTTTGCACTTCCTCCAATTGCCGATTTTGAGAAACTTATCACTCCTAAAACAAAGGCTATCCTAATATGTAACCCTGGTAACCCAACCGGATATCTATACACTCAGGAAGAAATACAACAACTTGCAGAGCTTGTTAAGAAACATGACCTTTTTCTAATTGCTGACGAAGTTTATCGTGAATTTACTTATGACGGAGACAAACATTACTCTGTAATGAATGTACCGGGTATTGAGGAAAATGCAATCATGATTGATTCTGTTTCTAAAAGATACAGTATGTGTGGTGCAAGGATAGGATGCATTGTTTCTAAAAATAAAGAAGTAATGACTACTGCCATGAAGTTTGCTCAGGCAAGGCTAAGCCCTCCTACTTTTGCTCAGATAGCAAGTGAGGCAGCATTAGAAACACCTCAAAGCTATTTTGATGAAGTTATCAGCGAATACAAAGAGCGCAGGGATACTTTAATCTGTGAGCTAAATAAAATAGAAGGTATTAAGGTTGCCACGCCTAAAGGTGCTTTTTACTGCATCGCTAAGCTTCCTGTTAAAAATGCAGATGACTTTGCACAGTGGTTACTTGAGAAGTTTGACTTTAACGGAGAGACTGTAATGGTTGCTCCTGCTGCAGGTTTCTATTCTTCACCTAACGTTGGTTTAGATGAAATCAGGATTGCTTATGTTCTTAAGAAAGAAGATCTTATCCGCTCTGTAGAGATTCTTAAAGAAGCTCTTAAACAATATAACAACTAA
- a CDS encoding T9SS type B sorting domain-containing protein encodes MGENGAIPAYAICEQNTDGFATFILSSHIPEILGEDADPNDYLVRFYFDQAALDAGTALPNQYNNISTPQDILVWVQHIESGCTTTAPMQLLVEEAAVANAPADPSLSTCDDDGTNDGMHAFDLSVFDAEILGAQDPADYSVAYYESFEDADNATNPIADPTVYVNTTADVMTIYARVTNTSTISGCHDITEITLIVERLPEPVITSVDGSDTICVDYTTDDVLRTVTLDSGIPSGMGYSFVWYLDGVELTDYDPASPTYEAIAEGNYTVEVTGPAPLNCISDISAAFQVQKSGPASPVGVGYEVTNYFSDNQVITVFVEGYGEYEYKLDEDGMWQSSNVFTDVPAGTHTVYVRDVSTEFACDEIAIEGVSLVDYPHYFTPNGDGYHDTWNIIGLNQPDAKVYIFDRYGKLIKQISATEESEGWDGTFNGTPLPATDYWFTVTYRETVNGQPVVKEFKAHFSLKR; translated from the coding sequence TTGGGCGAGAACGGGGCGATTCCTGCCTATGCGATCTGTGAGCAGAACACCGATGGTTTTGCCACCTTTATACTAAGCAGCCACATCCCTGAGATACTGGGAGAGGATGCCGACCCGAACGATTACCTTGTAAGGTTCTACTTTGATCAGGCAGCCCTTGATGCGGGCACAGCACTGCCGAACCAGTACAACAACATAAGCACGCCACAGGATATCCTTGTATGGGTACAGCACATAGAGAGCGGCTGTACCACCACCGCACCGATGCAGCTCCTGGTGGAGGAGGCCGCAGTAGCCAACGCCCCTGCCGACCCATCGCTGTCTACCTGTGATGATGACGGTACAAACGACGGTATGCATGCCTTTGACCTTAGTGTCTTCGATGCGGAGATACTGGGAGCGCAGGACCCTGCGGACTACAGTGTTGCCTACTATGAGAGCTTTGAGGATGCAGATAATGCAACCAACCCTATAGCGGACCCTACGGTGTATGTGAACACCACTGCCGATGTTATGACCATCTATGCAAGGGTGACCAACACCTCGACCATCAGCGGTTGCCATGACATCACGGAGATCACCCTTATAGTGGAAAGATTGCCTGAGCCTGTGATCACCTCGGTGGACGGCAGTGATACGATCTGTGTGGACTACACTACCGACGATGTGTTAAGGACAGTAACCCTGGACAGCGGCATCCCGAGCGGTATGGGCTACAGCTTTGTGTGGTACCTTGACGGAGTGGAACTGACCGATTATGACCCGGCATCTCCTACCTATGAGGCGATAGCCGAGGGTAACTATACTGTAGAGGTAACAGGCCCTGCACCACTGAACTGTATCTCTGATATCTCAGCAGCCTTCCAGGTTCAGAAGAGCGGCCCTGCCAGCCCTGTTGGTGTTGGTTATGAGGTGACCAACTACTTCAGCGACAACCAGGTTATCACGGTGTTTGTTGAAGGGTATGGAGAATACGAGTACAAGCTTGATGAGGACGGCATGTGGCAGAGCAGCAATGTGTTTACCGATGTACCTGCAGGCACCCATACGGTATATGTAAGGGATGTTAGCACGGAGTTTGCGTGTGATGAGATTGCCATAGAGGGCGTAAGCCTTGTGGACTACCCGCATTACTTCACCCCTAACGGTGACGGTTACCACGATACCTGGAACATCATAGGGTTGAACCAGCCTGATGCTAAGGTGTACATCTTTGACCGTTACGGCAAGCTGATCAAGCAGATCAGTGCCACCGAAGAGAGTGAGGGCTGGGACGGTACCTTCAACGGTACACCGCTACCAGCTACGGACTACTGGTTCACGGTAACCTACCGTGAGACGGTTAACGGCCAACCGGTTGTTAAGGAGTTCAAGGCACACTTCTCACTGAAGAGATAA
- the folE gene encoding GTP cyclohydrolase I FolE, whose amino-acid sequence MIANEDLKDDIGDNHIATSSATPLRPDAFEMSDDQKIEAIKKDVESILNTLGMDLTDDSLKGTPNRVAKMFVKEIFGGLNPTRKPGSSTFENKYKYGEMLVEKNITIYSTCEHHLLPIVGRAHVAYISNGTVVGLSKMNRIVDYFAKRPQVQERLTIQIVEELKKVLKTEDVACVIDAKHLCVNSRGIRDIESSTVTSEFGGRFKEEHVRREFLDYIKLDTQF is encoded by the coding sequence ATGATTGCTAACGAAGATTTAAAAGACGATATAGGAGATAACCATATTGCTACAAGCTCGGCTACACCCTTAAGGCCAGACGCTTTTGAAATGAGTGACGACCAGAAAATAGAAGCTATTAAAAAAGATGTTGAGAGTATTTTAAATACACTTGGTATGGACCTTACAGACGATAGCCTGAAAGGTACCCCTAACCGAGTTGCCAAAATGTTTGTAAAAGAGATTTTTGGCGGACTTAACCCTACAAGAAAACCGGGATCATCTACATTTGAAAATAAATACAAGTATGGTGAAATGCTGGTAGAAAAAAATATAACAATCTATTCTACCTGTGAGCACCACCTGTTACCTATAGTAGGACGTGCACACGTTGCCTACATATCTAACGGAACGGTTGTGGGCCTTTCTAAAATGAACCGAATTGTGGATTACTTTGCTAAAAGGCCACAGGTACAGGAAAGACTTACCATACAAATTGTGGAGGAACTGAAAAAAGTTCTTAAAACGGAAGATGTTGCCTGTGTTATCGATGCTAAGCACCTTTGTGTTAACTCAAGAGGTATTCGCGATATTGAAAGCAGCACCGTTACTTCTGAATTTGGAGGAAGATTTAAGGAGGAGCATGTTCGCAGAGAGTTTTTAGATTACATAAAACTTGACACACAATTTTAA
- the cysS gene encoding cysteine--tRNA ligase — protein sequence MQLYKNQALKIYNSLSGEKEVFTPIHEGGVGMYVCGPTVYSNVHLGNCRTFISFDLVFRYLKHLGFKVRYVRNITDVGHIEDDADDGEDKIAKKARIEKLEPMEIVQQYSVDFHQILEMFNNLPPSIEPTATGHIIEQIETIKKIIDNGYAYESNGSVYFDVVKFNETNHYGKLSGRNLEDMIANTRDLSGQDEKRNPQDFALWKKAEPQHIMRWPSPWGDGFPGWHLECTSMSTKYLGNHFDIHGGGMDLKFPHHECEIAQNEACTGQSPVNFWMHANMLTLNGKKMSKSTGNNILPREIFSGNNAILSKAFSPTVTRFFILQAHYRSVLDFSNDAIIAAEKGFNRLMEAIESLPGITTSATSSINVAAWKQECYDAMNDDFNSPILIAQLFEAVKHINLLKDGKETITAEDLASLSGTMHSFVYEVLGLVDEKATSNNNDKLEGVVNMLIGMRNEARANKDFALSDLIRNRLTELGIELKDSKEGTTFTLQQ from the coding sequence ATGCAGTTGTATAAAAACCAGGCTTTAAAAATTTATAATTCGCTAAGCGGAGAAAAGGAAGTGTTTACACCTATACATGAAGGTGGCGTAGGTATGTATGTTTGCGGCCCTACAGTATACAGTAATGTACATTTAGGTAACTGTAGAACATTTATTTCTTTTGACCTGGTTTTCCGTTACCTGAAGCATTTAGGCTTCAAGGTACGTTATGTACGTAATATTACTGACGTTGGGCATATTGAAGACGATGCTGATGACGGTGAAGATAAAATTGCAAAAAAAGCAAGAATAGAAAAACTGGAGCCTATGGAGATTGTTCAGCAATACTCGGTAGACTTTCACCAGATTCTTGAAATGTTCAATAACCTGCCGCCAAGCATTGAGCCAACAGCAACAGGACATATTATTGAGCAGATTGAGACTATCAAAAAAATAATAGACAACGGATATGCCTATGAATCTAATGGTTCGGTGTATTTTGATGTGGTTAAGTTTAATGAAACCAACCACTACGGAAAACTAAGCGGAAGGAATCTTGAAGACATGATTGCCAACACCCGCGACCTATCCGGACAGGATGAAAAAAGAAACCCTCAGGATTTTGCACTTTGGAAAAAAGCCGAGCCACAGCACATTATGCGCTGGCCATCTCCGTGGGGAGACGGTTTCCCTGGCTGGCACCTTGAGTGTACATCTATGAGTACAAAATATTTAGGCAATCACTTTGACATTCATGGTGGTGGTATGGATTTAAAGTTTCCTCACCATGAGTGTGAAATTGCCCAAAACGAAGCCTGTACAGGTCAGTCTCCCGTAAACTTCTGGATGCATGCCAACATGCTTACCCTAAACGGTAAGAAAATGTCGAAGTCTACAGGAAACAATATCCTGCCAAGAGAAATCTTTTCGGGAAACAACGCTATACTAAGTAAGGCTTTTTCGCCAACGGTAACCCGTTTCTTTATACTTCAGGCACACTACCGCAGTGTACTTGACTTTAGTAACGATGCCATTATCGCTGCCGAAAAAGGTTTTAACCGCCTTATGGAAGCAATCGAGTCTTTACCGGGTATTACAACTTCTGCTACATCCAGCATTAATGTTGCTGCATGGAAACAGGAGTGTTATGATGCCATGAACGACGACTTTAACAGTCCTATATTAATAGCGCAGTTGTTTGAAGCCGTTAAGCACATAAACCTGTTAAAGGACGGCAAGGAAACCATTACAGCAGAAGATCTTGCTTCACTAAGCGGCACTATGCATTCTTTTGTTTATGAAGTATTGGGACTTGTTGATGAAAAGGCAACTTCTAATAACAACGATAAACTGGAAGGTGTGGTAAACATGCTTATCGGCATGAGAAATGAAGCAAGAGCCAACAAGGACTTTGCCCTTTCTGACCTTATAAGAAACAGACTTACAGAACTTGGTATTGAACTAAAAGACAGTAAGGAAGGCACAACCTTTACCCTTCAACAATAA
- the yidD gene encoding membrane protein insertion efficiency factor YidD: MTFKKIIIAPFILLIRFYQGAISPFLPSACRYTPTCSQYTIEALQTHGLFKGGWLGIKRIVSCNPWGGRGYDPVPERKCRHNH, encoded by the coding sequence TTGACTTTTAAAAAGATAATAATAGCGCCCTTTATTTTATTAATACGCTTTTATCAGGGCGCTATTTCTCCTTTTTTACCTTCGGCATGCCGCTACACCCCTACCTGCTCACAATACACCATTGAAGCTTTACAGACACATGGCCTTTTTAAAGGCGGATGGCTTGGCATTAAGAGAATTGTAAGTTGCAACCCATGGGGAGGCCGCGGATATGACCCTGTCCCCGAAAGAAAATGCCGCCATAATCATTAA
- the lgt gene encoding prolipoprotein diacylglyceryl transferase, translated as MIHALSFVWNPHEGIDLGFFLLRYYSLTWVVAFGLGFFVMKKIFEREGESMEKLDKLFIYTIVATMIGARLGHVIFYQPELFREDFLNVFLPFRTTPKFEFTGFAGLASHGAAIAIILTIFYYSKKIIKRPVLWMLDRIVIPVTSGGIFIRIGNFINSEILGSETTADLPTAVKFIRGEDYPGKADAMKLTQTNDYNKAYDMIQHDPRFSETLAAIPYRHPAQLYEAFCYIFVFAIIYYMYWKTDSRKQHGLIFGVFLVLLWTVRFVVEFVKQSQGGFEGENPILLTGQWLSIPFILAGFYLIFTAKKRTETL; from the coding sequence ATGATACACGCTTTAAGCTTTGTATGGAATCCGCACGAAGGCATAGACCTTGGATTCTTTCTGCTTCGTTATTACAGCCTTACATGGGTTGTAGCCTTTGGCCTTGGCTTCTTCGTAATGAAAAAAATATTTGAACGCGAAGGCGAAAGCATGGAAAAACTGGATAAACTCTTTATATATACTATAGTTGCCACCATGATAGGTGCCCGCTTAGGACACGTAATATTTTATCAGCCGGAATTATTCAGGGAAGATTTCCTTAATGTGTTCCTACCTTTCCGCACAACACCAAAATTTGAATTTACAGGCTTTGCAGGACTTGCGAGCCACGGAGCAGCGATAGCTATCATACTTACTATTTTCTACTACAGTAAAAAAATCATTAAGAGGCCAGTGCTATGGATGCTGGACCGCATAGTAATACCGGTAACAAGCGGTGGTATCTTTATCCGTATAGGTAACTTTATCAACTCTGAGATATTAGGTAGTGAGACTACTGCAGATCTTCCAACAGCAGTTAAATTTATAAGAGGTGAAGATTACCCTGGTAAGGCTGATGCCATGAAACTTACCCAAACCAACGATTACAACAAGGCTTATGATATGATTCAGCATGACCCAAGATTTTCTGAAACTCTTGCTGCAATCCCATACAGGCATCCTGCTCAGTTATATGAAGCTTTTTGCTATATTTTTGTATTTGCCATTATCTATTACATGTATTGGAAAACAGATTCAAGAAAACAGCACGGACTTATTTTTGGGGTGTTCCTTGTATTACTATGGACAGTGCGTTTTGTGGTGGAGTTTGTTAAACAAAGTCAGGGAGGATTTGAAGGAGAAAACCCTATCCTGCTTACAGGACAATGGTTAAGTATACCGTTTATATTAGCAGGTTTCTACCTGATATTCACAGCCAAGAAAAGAACAGAAACTCTTTAA
- a CDS encoding energy transducer TonB: MKYLETENERKSFAITVTIFAILLILCFFLGMKYMDPPPENGIAINFGTTDFGQGDVQPTEPIQSAPQPQQSVPESNPVTEEVVTQDVDDAPVINDTKPKKETPKPTEKPKETPKPPTPSKSTTDALNSLINGPKSEGKATQGQGDSNQAGDQGKIDGSLQGGYGNGGKGTVGTGNGNYQLGGRNAIAKPQPKYLCNEQGKVVVEISVDRSGKVISAKPGARGTTNNAACLLEQAKIAAMNTTWEPDSDAPDKQIGKIIYNFTLTD; the protein is encoded by the coding sequence ATGAAGTATTTGGAAACAGAAAACGAAAGGAAATCATTTGCAATAACAGTAACGATATTTGCGATACTGCTTATTCTGTGCTTTTTCCTTGGTATGAAGTATATGGATCCACCCCCTGAAAATGGTATTGCCATTAACTTTGGTACTACGGATTTTGGTCAGGGCGATGTGCAGCCTACCGAGCCTATACAGTCGGCACCGCAGCCGCAGCAGTCGGTTCCTGAGTCAAACCCTGTTACAGAGGAGGTAGTTACTCAGGATGTAGATGATGCCCCTGTTATTAACGATACCAAACCTAAAAAGGAAACCCCTAAGCCAACTGAAAAGCCTAAAGAGACTCCTAAACCGCCAACGCCGTCTAAGAGTACTACCGATGCACTTAACAGTCTTATAAACGGACCGAAAAGCGAAGGTAAGGCAACACAGGGGCAGGGTGATAGTAATCAGGCTGGCGACCAGGGTAAAATTGACGGATCGCTTCAGGGAGGTTATGGTAACGGAGGAAAAGGTACTGTTGGTACTGGTAATGGTAACTATCAGTTAGGAGGCAGGAATGCTATTGCAAAACCACAGCCTAAGTATTTGTGTAATGAGCAGGGTAAGGTAGTGGTTGAGATTTCTGTAGACCGTTCCGGTAAGGTGATAAGTGCTAAACCGGGAGCAAGAGGAACCACTAACAATGCAGCATGTTTATTAGAGCAGGCAAAAATAGCAGCGATGAATACAACATGGGAACCTGATTCTGACGCTCCGGACAAACAGATAGGTAAGATTATTTACAATTTTACATTAACTGATTAA
- a CDS encoding ExbD/TolR family protein has protein sequence MNFRSRNKVTPEFNMSSMTDIVFLLLIFFMLTSTMVTTNALDINLPKAKGKTENNQNVSVSINKDLEYFIDKDPIAEEALEGRLIELLAGQEGKAIVLRAETGVPIEKAVSVMDIAYRNKFKIVLAVNPK, from the coding sequence ATGAATTTTAGAAGCAGAAACAAAGTAACTCCGGAGTTCAATATGTCGTCAATGACAGATATTGTATTCCTGTTATTGATATTCTTTATGCTTACTTCTACAATGGTTACTACCAATGCCCTGGACATTAACCTGCCAAAGGCAAAAGGTAAGACCGAGAATAACCAGAATGTATCGGTAAGTATTAATAAGGATTTGGAGTATTTTATAGATAAAGACCCTATTGCAGAAGAAGCTCTTGAAGGAAGGCTTATTGAACTTTTGGCAGGGCAGGAAGGCAAAGCTATTGTATTGCGCGCCGAAACAGGTGTGCCTATTGAAAAGGCGGTAAGCGTAATGGATATAGCTTACAGAAACAAATTTAAAATAGTATTGGCAGTTAATCCTAAATAA